One Anguilla rostrata isolate EN2019 chromosome 15, ASM1855537v3, whole genome shotgun sequence genomic window carries:
- the nsun3 gene encoding tRNA (cytosine(34)-C(5))-methyltransferase, mitochondrial isoform X1 — MIRVLRSNNTCILSNSLFGPYYLNPLRLGGCLWYSTADPDLEVEFPRVLRTGRSNQVKSGPQRQLCQVVLDHFDKQYNEELGELWTKARAVLLDPRCWQYGLMLNRFTELGELSQAFQAQGFSSLLPEDCGSGSLRCLVHPAQNRFPSQKHRPGHLKQLYLLNAASLLPVLALGVRDGDRVLDLCSAPGGKAVAILQSATPGLLHCNEWDGERWRWLRDTLQSFVPPALMEAVGVLNLDGRVLGRREAGAYDEVLVDTPCSNDRSWLYTSQPKQGALWLQERAKLPELQKELLSSALAAACPGGSVVYSTCTLSRAENSAVVEAVLASCPDAQPQDLGWLAHALSHRFTFAPNSPHGLLVVPDQGRTWGPMFLAKLKKL, encoded by the exons ATGATTAGAGTTTTGCGCTCGAACAACACATGCATCTTAAGCAATAGTTTATTCGGCCCATATTATCTGAATCCACTAAGACTGGGAGGATGTCTCTGGTACAGCACAGCTGATCCAGACTTGGAAGTTGAATTTCCGAGGGTTTTACGTACTGGTCGAAGCAACCAG gtAAAGTCAGGACCACAGAGGCAGTTGTGCCAAGTTGTGCTGGACCACTTTGACAAGCAGTACAATGAAGAGCTCGGTGAGCTGTGGACCAAAGCAAG ggctgtgctgctggatCCTCGGTGCTGGCAGTATGGATTAATGCTGAACCGTTTCACTGAGCTGGGTGAACTCAGCCAGGCCTTCCAGGCCCAAGGCTTCTCCAGCCTCCTGCCCGAGGACTGTGGATCTGGCTCCCTGCGCTGTTTGGTGCACCCTGCCCAGAATCGGTTTCCCTCCCAAAAGCACCGGCCTGGCCACCTCAAGCAGCTGTACCTGCTGAACGCCGCCtcactgctgcctgtgctggCCCTCGGGGTGCGGGATGGGGACAGGGTGCTGGACTTGTGCTCTGCCCCAGGGGGCAAAGCCGTGGCTATCCTGCAGAGTGCCACCCcag GACTGCTGCACTGTAACGAATGGGACGGCGAGAGGTGGAGATGGCTGCGGGACACCCTGCAGTCCTTCGTCCCGCCCGCCCTAATGGAGGCCGTCGGGGTGCTTAATCTGGACGGGAGAGTCTTGGGGCGCCGCGAGGCGGGCGCGTATGACGAG GTGCTGGTAGACACTCCATGCTCAAATGACCGCAGTTGGCTGTACACGTCCCAGCCTAAGCAGGGTGCGCTgtggctgcaggagagagccAAACTCCCCGAGCTACAGAAAGAGCTGCTGAG CTCAGCTTTGGCGGCGGCGTGTCCCGGAGGCTCGGTGGTGTACTCCACCTGCACGCTGTCCCGCGCGGAGAACAGCGCGGTAGTTGAGGCGGTCCTGGCATCCTGTCCGGACGCACAGCCACAGGACCTGGGGTGGCTGGCCCACGCCCTGTCCCACCGCTTCACCTTcgcccccaactccccccacGGGCTTCTGGTGGTCCCGGACCAGGGCAGGACCTGGGGGCCCATGTTCCTGGCCAAACTGAAAAAACTGTGA
- the nsun3 gene encoding tRNA (cytosine(34)-C(5))-methyltransferase, mitochondrial isoform X2 — protein MVKSGPQRQLCQVVLDHFDKQYNEELGELWTKARAVLLDPRCWQYGLMLNRFTELGELSQAFQAQGFSSLLPEDCGSGSLRCLVHPAQNRFPSQKHRPGHLKQLYLLNAASLLPVLALGVRDGDRVLDLCSAPGGKAVAILQSATPGLLHCNEWDGERWRWLRDTLQSFVPPALMEAVGVLNLDGRVLGRREAGAYDEVLVDTPCSNDRSWLYTSQPKQGALWLQERAKLPELQKELLSSALAAACPGGSVVYSTCTLSRAENSAVVEAVLASCPDAQPQDLGWLAHALSHRFTFAPNSPHGLLVVPDQGRTWGPMFLAKLKKL, from the exons ATG gtAAAGTCAGGACCACAGAGGCAGTTGTGCCAAGTTGTGCTGGACCACTTTGACAAGCAGTACAATGAAGAGCTCGGTGAGCTGTGGACCAAAGCAAG ggctgtgctgctggatCCTCGGTGCTGGCAGTATGGATTAATGCTGAACCGTTTCACTGAGCTGGGTGAACTCAGCCAGGCCTTCCAGGCCCAAGGCTTCTCCAGCCTCCTGCCCGAGGACTGTGGATCTGGCTCCCTGCGCTGTTTGGTGCACCCTGCCCAGAATCGGTTTCCCTCCCAAAAGCACCGGCCTGGCCACCTCAAGCAGCTGTACCTGCTGAACGCCGCCtcactgctgcctgtgctggCCCTCGGGGTGCGGGATGGGGACAGGGTGCTGGACTTGTGCTCTGCCCCAGGGGGCAAAGCCGTGGCTATCCTGCAGAGTGCCACCCcag GACTGCTGCACTGTAACGAATGGGACGGCGAGAGGTGGAGATGGCTGCGGGACACCCTGCAGTCCTTCGTCCCGCCCGCCCTAATGGAGGCCGTCGGGGTGCTTAATCTGGACGGGAGAGTCTTGGGGCGCCGCGAGGCGGGCGCGTATGACGAG GTGCTGGTAGACACTCCATGCTCAAATGACCGCAGTTGGCTGTACACGTCCCAGCCTAAGCAGGGTGCGCTgtggctgcaggagagagccAAACTCCCCGAGCTACAGAAAGAGCTGCTGAG CTCAGCTTTGGCGGCGGCGTGTCCCGGAGGCTCGGTGGTGTACTCCACCTGCACGCTGTCCCGCGCGGAGAACAGCGCGGTAGTTGAGGCGGTCCTGGCATCCTGTCCGGACGCACAGCCACAGGACCTGGGGTGGCTGGCCCACGCCCTGTCCCACCGCTTCACCTTcgcccccaactccccccacGGGCTTCTGGTGGTCCCGGACCAGGGCAGGACCTGGGGGCCCATGTTCCTGGCCAAACTGAAAAAACTGTGA